The proteins below are encoded in one region of Equus przewalskii isolate Varuska chromosome 1, EquPr2, whole genome shotgun sequence:
- the RGR gene encoding RPE-retinal G protein-coupled receptor isoform X1, producing MAESGSLPAGFGELEVLAVGTVLLVEALAGLSLNSLTILSFCKTPELRTPSHLLVLSLAVADSGLSLNALVAATSSLLRRWPYGSEGCQAHGFQGFVTALASICSSAAIAWGRYHHYCTRSRLAWNTAVFLVFFVWLSSTFWAALPLLGWGHYDYEPLGTCCTLDYSKGDRNFTSFLLTMAFFNLLLPLLITLTSYRLMEQKLGKTGQLQVNTTLPARTLLLCWGPYALLYLYATVADATSISPKLRMVPALVAKTVPTINAVNYALGSEMLHRGIWQCLSPQKSERDRAQ from the exons ATGGCAGAGTCCGGGTCCCTGCCCGCCGGCTTCGGGGAGCTAGAGGTGCTGGCCGTGGGGACGGTGCTGCTGGTGGAAG CTCTCGCCGGTCTCAGCCTCAATAGCCTGACCATCCTCTCTTTCTGCAAGACCCCGGAACTGCGGACTCCCAGCCACCTGCTGGTGCTGAGCTTGGCAGTGGCGGACAGCGGGCTCAGCCTGAATGCTCTAGTTGCAGCCACTTCCAGCCTCCTCCG GCGCTGGCCCTACGGCTCGGAAGGCTGCCAGGCCCATGGCTTCCAGGGCTTTGTGACGGCGCTGGCCAGCATCTGCAGCAGCGCGGCCATCGCCTGGGGACGCTATCACCACTACTGCACCC GCAGCCGACTGGCGTGGAACACGGCCGTCTTCTTGGTGTTCTTCGTGTGGCTGTCTTCTACCTTCTGGGCGGCCCTGCCCCTCTTGGGCTGGGGCCACTATGACTATGAGCCGCTGGGGACGTGCTGCACCCTGGACTATTCCAAGGGGGACag GAACTTCACCAGCTTCCTCCTCACCATGGCCTTTTTcaacctcctcctgcccctcctcatcACACTCACATCCTACCGGCTCATGGAGCAGAAGCTCGGGAAGACCGGCCAGCTCCAG GTGAACACCACGCTGCCAGCCAGGACCCTGCTGCTCTGCTGGGGCCCCTATGCCCTCCTGTATCTGTATGCGACCGTCGCAGATGCCACCTCCATCTCCCCCAAGCTTCGGATG GTACCGGCCCTCGTCGCCAAGACGGTGCCCACGATCAACGCCGTCAACTACGCCCTCGGCAGTGAGATGCTCCACAGGGGGATCTGGCAGTGCCTCTCGCCCCAGAAAAGTGAGCGGGACCGAGCCCAGTGA
- the RGR gene encoding RPE-retinal G protein-coupled receptor isoform X2: MAESGSLPAGFGELEVLAVGTVLLVEALAGLSLNSLTILSFCKTPELRTPSHLLVLSLAVADSGLSLNALVAATSSLLRRWPYGSEGCQAHGFQGFVTALASICSSAAIAWGRYHHYCTRSRLAWNTAVFLVFFVWLSSTFWAALPLLGWGHYDYEPLGTCCTLDYSKGDRNFTSFLLTMAFFNLLLPLLITLTSYRLMEQKLGKTGQLQVPALVAKTVPTINAVNYALGSEMLHRGIWQCLSPQKSERDRAQ; the protein is encoded by the exons ATGGCAGAGTCCGGGTCCCTGCCCGCCGGCTTCGGGGAGCTAGAGGTGCTGGCCGTGGGGACGGTGCTGCTGGTGGAAG CTCTCGCCGGTCTCAGCCTCAATAGCCTGACCATCCTCTCTTTCTGCAAGACCCCGGAACTGCGGACTCCCAGCCACCTGCTGGTGCTGAGCTTGGCAGTGGCGGACAGCGGGCTCAGCCTGAATGCTCTAGTTGCAGCCACTTCCAGCCTCCTCCG GCGCTGGCCCTACGGCTCGGAAGGCTGCCAGGCCCATGGCTTCCAGGGCTTTGTGACGGCGCTGGCCAGCATCTGCAGCAGCGCGGCCATCGCCTGGGGACGCTATCACCACTACTGCACCC GCAGCCGACTGGCGTGGAACACGGCCGTCTTCTTGGTGTTCTTCGTGTGGCTGTCTTCTACCTTCTGGGCGGCCCTGCCCCTCTTGGGCTGGGGCCACTATGACTATGAGCCGCTGGGGACGTGCTGCACCCTGGACTATTCCAAGGGGGACag GAACTTCACCAGCTTCCTCCTCACCATGGCCTTTTTcaacctcctcctgcccctcctcatcACACTCACATCCTACCGGCTCATGGAGCAGAAGCTCGGGAAGACCGGCCAGCTCCAG GTACCGGCCCTCGTCGCCAAGACGGTGCCCACGATCAACGCCGTCAACTACGCCCTCGGCAGTGAGATGCTCCACAGGGGGATCTGGCAGTGCCTCTCGCCCCAGAAAAGTGAGCGGGACCGAGCCCAGTGA
- the LRIT2 gene encoding leucine-rich repeat, immunoglobulin-like domain and transmembrane domain-containing protein 2 has protein sequence MASVSHYFLLVLAFLDSHTAQPVCLPGCTCSHESFGRTLQCMSISLGAIPLNLPDEFKRVRIENSPLFELPRGSFINMSTLEYLWLNFNNVTVIHLGALERLSELKELRLEGNKLRSVPWTAFRATPLLRVLDLKHNRIEVLPELALQFLINLTYLDLSSNRLTVVSKSVFSNWPAYQKRRQPGCGAKIPPSMVLALHSNPWLCDCRLRGLVQFVKSVSLPVILVNPYLMCRAPLSKAGQLFHETELGDCMKPRISTPSANVTIWAGQNVTLRCLAQASPSPTIAWTYPLSIWREFDVLTSSTAEDAALSELVIPAAHPVDRGNYTCVASNSIGRSTLDISLHVLPAQALPDPHSPFSPLEGDTYIDLRVVKQTVHGILLEWFAVANAPEEKWFTLYVASEEALRKEVVHIGPGINTYAIDDLLPGTKYEACLSLGGRPPRQGQCVVFVTGRDRSGLEEGERLLHITVVLCAVLLALPVGAYVWAAQAPCSCREWGLHCCLHRRKAPRCPRAAPQHADGSYRDHTAICEDNLEHRDAEGDEERERVAEQPGLGEDGVGL, from the exons ATGGCTTCGGTTTCTCACTATTTCCTATTAGTTCTAGCCTTTCTGGATTCACATACTGCTCAGCCAGTCTGTCTGCCAGGATGTACCTGCTCCCATGAGAGTTTTGGCAG GACTCTGCAGTGCATGTCCATCTCTTTGGGAGCGATCCCACTGAACCTTCCTGACGAGTTCAAGCGAGTGAGAATTGAAAATTCACCCTTATTTGAACTGCCCCGAGGGTCTTTCATCAACATGAGCACCTTGGAATACCTTTGGCTCAATTTTAACAACGTCACTGTGATCCACCTGGGAGCCCTGGAGCGCCTGTCAGAACTCAAAGAGCTGAGACTGGAGGGGAACAAACTCCGTTCAGTACCGTGGACAGCGTTCCGCGCCACCCCGCTCCTGAGGGTCTTGGATCTCAAACACAACAGGATTGAAGTACTTCCTGAGCTGGCTCTTCAGTTCTTGATCAACCTGACCTACCTTGACCTATCCTCCAATAGGCTTACAGTTGTATCCAAGAGCGTCTTCTCGAACTGGCCGGCCTACCAGAAACGCCGGCAGCCTGGCTGTGGGGCCAAAATTCCCCCCAGCATGGTACTGGCCCTGCACAGCAACCCCTGGCTATGTGACTGTCGCCTACGGGGACTTGTCCAGTTTGTAAAGTCTGTCAGCCTTCCAGTCATCCTTGTGAATCCCTATCTGATGTGCCGAGCCCCTCTCTCCAAGGCGGGGCAGCTTTTTCATGAAACTGAACTCGGTGATTGCATGAAGCCACGGATCTCAACCCCCAGTGCCAATGTCACCATCTGGGCAGGACAGAATGTGACCCTACGATGCCTGGCACAGGCCAGTCCCTCACCAACCATTGCGTGGACTTATCCCCTGAGCATATGGAGGGAATTTGATG TGCTGACCTCGTCTACTGCCGAAGATGCTGCGTTGTCGGAGCTGGTCATACCCGCGGCCCACCCGGTAGACAGAGGCAATTACACCTGTGTGGCCTCCAACTCTATCGGCAGGAGCACCCTTGACATCTCCCTCCACGTTCTGCCCGCCCAGGCCCTGCCCGACCcccattctcctttctcccccttgGAGGGCGACACCTACATTGACCTGCGTGTCGTCAAGCAGACAGTGCATGGGATCCTGCTGGAGTGGTTTGCGGTGGCCAACGCCCCTGAGGAGAAGTGGTTCACCCTCTATGTTGCGTCGGAGGAAGCCCTCAGGAAGGAGGTGGTCCACATTGGCCCCGGCATCAACACATATGCCATAGATGACCTCCTCCCTGGCACAAAATACGAGGCGTGCCTCAgccttgggggccggcccccacgCCAGGGCCAGTGTGTGGTCTTTGTGACAGGCAGGGACCGCAgtgggctggaggaaggggagcGCCTCCTGCACATCACTGTGGTCCTGTGTGCGGTGCTGCTGGCACTGCCTGTGGGTGCCTATGTCTGGGCAGCCCAGGCCCCCTGCAGCTGCAGGGAGTGGGGCCTGCACTGCTGTCTTCATCGCAGGAAAGCCCCCAGGTGTCCCCGTGCAGCCCCACAGCATGCGGACGGCTCCTATAGGGACCACACAGCTATCTGTGAGGACAACCTGGAGCACAGAGATGCTGAGGGAGacgaagagagggagagagtggctgaacagcctgggctgggggaggatggTGTGGGCCTCTAG
- the LRIT1 gene encoding leucine-rich repeat, immunoglobulin-like domain and transmembrane domain-containing protein 1 — protein MRVAVGMLWLLALGGQPQARGSCPSQCSCSLHVMGDGSKARTVVCDDPDMTLPPAAVPADTCRLRVERTALRRLPGAPFAPLGRLEQLWLPYNALAELSALALRGLRRLRELRLPGNRLAAFPWPALRDVPQLRLLDLQANCLAAVPAEAARFLRNLTFLDLSSNQLLRLPQELLAAWAPLQTAPFLPGHRARLVLGLQDNPWACDCRLYDLVHFLEGWAPNLAFIEARLRCASPRSLAGVAFSQLELRKCRSPEVRPGVASIRSPLGSTVVLRCGATGVPGPEMSWRRASGYPLNGTVHQEVSSDGTSWTLLGLPAVSPLDSGDYICQAKNFLGASETLISLVVTDPQTSTERRGSPGALWTGEGAEAVAYNNKLVARHVPHIPEPAVLATGLPVPNTKEELTLQHFQMGAPGEHSEGPAGPQEARMVKHLKVVGDTYHSVTLAWKAPQARNTTAFSVLYAVYGQRDMRRVTVQPGKTSVTIHGLEPKTKYVACVCMRGFGPRKEQCVIFSTDEVVDAEATQRLINVVVISVATVIALPLTLLVCCSAVQRRCRKCHTGGTAEATGAYVNLERLGHSEDGSEELSRHSLSEVNRLLSARSSLDSQALGASGGRRINEYFC, from the exons atGAGGGTGGCAGTGGGCATGCTCTGGCTCCTGGCCCTCGGGGGGCAACCCCAAGCCCGGGGCTCCTGTCCTTCTCAGTGCAGCTGCAGCCTCCACGTCATGGGTGATGGCAGCAAGGCCAG GACGGTGGTGTGCGACGACCCCGACATGACCCTGCCGCCCGCGGCTGTGCCCGCGGACACCTGCCGCCTGCGCGTGGAGCGCACGGCCCTGCGCAGGCTGCCCGGGGCCCCCTTCGCGCCGCTCGGCCGCCTGGAGCAGCTCTGGCTGCCCTACAACGCCCTGGCCGAGCTCAGCGCCCTGGCGCTGCGGGGCTTGCGGCGCCTGCGGGAGCTGCGCCTGCCAGGGAACCGCCTGGCCGCCTTCCCCTGGCCGGCGCTCCGGGACGTGCCCCAGCTGCGCCTGCTGGACCTGCAGGCCAACTGTCTCGCCGCCGTGCCGGCCGAGGCGGCGCGCTTCCTGCGCAACCTCACCTTCCTCGACCTCTCCAGCAACCAGCTGCTGAGGCTCCCGCAGGAGCTGCTCGCCGCCTGGGCGCCCCTGCAGACTGCGCCCTTCCTCCCCGGCCACCGCGCCAGGCTGGTCCTAG GGCTACAGGACAACCCTTGGGCGTGTGACTGCCGACTCTATGACCTGGTCCATTTCCTGGAAGGCTGGGCCCCAAACCTGGCCTTCAtagaggccaggctgaggtgcGCCAGCCCGCGCAGCCTGGCCGGAGTGGCCTTCAGCCAGCTGGAGCTGAGGAAGTGCCGGAGTCCAGAGGTCCGTCCGGGGGTGGCCAGCATCAGGTCCCCTTTGGGCAGCACTGTGGTGCTACGTTGTGGGGCCACCGGGGTCCCTGGGCCCGAGATGAGCTGGAGGAGGGCCAGCGGGTACCCGCTCAACGGCACAG TGCACCAGGAGGTCTCCAGCGATGGCACGAGCTGGACGCTGCTGGGCCTGCCTGCCGTGTCCCCCCTGGACTCTGGAGACTACATCTGCCAGGCCAAGAACTTCCTGGGAGCCTCTGAGACCCTTATCTCCCTGGTTGTCACTGATCCCCAGACTTCCACAGAACGTAGGGGGAGCCCTGGGGCACTGTGGACAGGTGAGGGGGCGGAAGCTGTTGCCTACAACAACAAGCTGGTGGCCAGGCATGTCCCCCACATCCCTGAGCCTGCTGTCCTGGCCACGGGGCTCCCTGTGCCCAACACGAAGGAGGAGCTGACCCTCCAGCACTTCCAGATGGGTGCCCCAGGAGAGCACTCGGAGGGGCCGGCGGGACCCCAGGAGGCCCGAATGGTGAAGCATCTCAAGGTGGTGGGGGACACATACCACAGCGTGACCTTGGCGTGGAAGGCCCCCCAGGCCAGGAACACAACTGCCTTCAGTGTCCTCTATGCCGTCTATGGGCAGCGTGACATGCGGCGGGTGACGGTGCAGCCCGGGAAGACCAGTGTCACCATCCACGGGCTGGAGCCCAAGACCAAGTACGTGGCCTGCGTCTGCATGCGGGGCTTTGGGCCCCGGAAGGAGCAGTGTGTCATCTTCTCCACTGATGAGGTGGTGGACGCCGAGGCCACCCAGCGGCTCATCAACGTGGTGGTGATCAGCGTGGCCACGGTCATCGCCCTGCCCCTCACGCTGCTTGTCTGCTGCAGTGCTGTCCAGAGGCGCTGCCGCAAGTGCCACACTGGGGGCACCGCCGAGGCCACCGGTGCCTACGTCAACCTGGAGAGGCTCGGCCACAGCGAGGACGGCTCGGAGGAGCTGTCCCGGCACAGCCTCAGCGAAGTCAACAGGCTCCTCTCCGCCCGCTCTAGCCTGGACTCCCAGGCCTTGGGGGCCAGCGGGGGCAGACGGATCAATGAGTACTTCTGCTGA